The following proteins are co-located in the Methylomonas sp. 11b genome:
- a CDS encoding transglutaminase domain-containing protein yields MWLRTSCEITFDVSIETPFILMLRPRNGANQWVARESYTLNPTVPVFEYTDYYGNLCQRLIAPPGEFAVRTSADIHTNEHIDVCPGAPFTEVQSLPDSVLTYLIPTRYCESDRFIDLAQEIVADALPGYDQVATLHRWLRDNIRFNPDSPHFQLSAVETNMAGEGVCRELAHLGIALCRALCIPARMVVGYLYGLQPMDFHAWFEAYVGGRWYTFDPTQAEPCGGRVIVAYGHDAADVAIFTQFGPALYPMHMAANVERLPGPPD; encoded by the coding sequence ATGTGGCTGCGCACTAGTTGCGAAATAACCTTCGATGTCAGCATCGAGACTCCGTTCATTTTGATGCTGCGACCGCGCAACGGCGCCAATCAATGGGTAGCCCGCGAGTCGTATACATTGAATCCGACGGTGCCGGTATTCGAATATACCGACTACTACGGCAATCTCTGTCAACGCCTGATCGCGCCACCCGGCGAGTTTGCCGTGCGCACCAGCGCCGATATTCATACTAACGAGCATATCGACGTCTGCCCCGGCGCACCGTTTACGGAAGTGCAAAGTCTGCCGGATTCGGTACTGACCTATCTGATCCCGACCCGCTATTGCGAATCCGACCGGTTTATCGATCTAGCCCAGGAAATCGTCGCCGATGCCTTACCGGGTTACGACCAAGTCGCGACGCTGCACCGCTGGCTGCGCGACAATATCCGTTTCAATCCGGACTCGCCGCATTTCCAGCTGTCGGCAGTCGAAACCAATATGGCCGGCGAAGGCGTCTGCCGCGAACTTGCCCATTTGGGCATCGCTCTGTGCCGGGCCTTATGCATTCCGGCACGGATGGTGGTGGGTTATCTATACGGCTTGCAGCCGATGGATTTTCACGCCTGGTTCGAGGCTTATGTGGGCGGTCGATGGTATACCTTCGACCCGACCCAAGCCGAACCGTGCGGCGGTAGGGTCATCGTCGCTTACGGCCACGACGCGGCGGACGTAGCGATTTTTACTCAATTCGGACCGGCGCTTTATCCCATGCATATGGCCGCCAATGTCGAACGCCTGCCTGGCCCGCCGGATTAG
- a CDS encoding glycoside hydrolase family 17 protein, which produces MRPTNLLFSLIFIVIVHGAIAWSLNRPQDAGVDVPSGKLRSLSFAPYREGFSPIEEKFPLPEHIDADLGLIADKTHTIRTYSILGGMQPTPEFARKHGVEMIQGGWLGDGHASNKKEIAALIEAVNANPDVVKRVLVGNEVLLRKDMDVDTLIGYIRQVKQAVKQPVSYADVWSIYLKYPQLMHEVDFITVHILPYWEDEPVAIEDAAGHVEKIVQQIEDKAHSMGLNKPILIGESGWPAAGRQRGRAIPSVVNETRFIRSLIEVVNRHGLDYNIVEAFNQPWKSHNEGVVGANWGLLTIDREPVFPLTGPVYENPDWLLHFAWATGLWLLLVAVYFKKLSELSLPRLLVFLALAQVFSVCLVTLADFLWFTSYSIWQQAYTILLIVANTLLSGLLLQRGYALLANQAALPALANRLRSAYLFFVVLALFKTYSLAFNGRYLSFPVEQFAIPAFGICGLMVCLYLAQHRLHWQMLRFDSLSGGDSQTPRDRLLAYFLSFGTVAVVIGETHEFMAAYDFIQAHPGFSEGLPIALGYTFYNQQLMAWLLCILVLSIPFWPLRSGKAKI; this is translated from the coding sequence ATGCGCCCCACCAATCTGCTGTTCAGCCTAATTTTCATCGTTATCGTTCACGGTGCCATCGCCTGGAGCCTGAATCGCCCCCAGGACGCCGGTGTCGATGTGCCTTCGGGCAAATTGCGCAGCTTGTCGTTTGCGCCTTATCGGGAAGGTTTTAGTCCGATAGAAGAAAAATTTCCGTTGCCGGAGCATATCGACGCCGACCTGGGCTTGATTGCGGATAAAACCCATACCATCCGCACCTACTCGATACTCGGCGGCATGCAACCAACTCCGGAGTTTGCGCGCAAACACGGCGTGGAGATGATTCAAGGCGGCTGGCTGGGCGACGGCCATGCCAGCAATAAAAAGGAAATCGCCGCGCTGATCGAAGCGGTGAACGCCAATCCGGATGTGGTGAAACGGGTGCTGGTCGGCAACGAAGTCCTGCTGCGCAAAGACATGGATGTAGACACGCTGATCGGCTATATCCGCCAGGTCAAACAGGCGGTGAAACAGCCGGTATCGTATGCCGATGTCTGGTCGATTTATCTGAAATACCCGCAACTGATGCACGAAGTGGATTTCATCACCGTACACATTCTGCCCTACTGGGAAGACGAGCCGGTGGCTATTGAAGATGCCGCAGGCCATGTCGAGAAAATCGTCCAGCAGATCGAAGACAAAGCACATAGCATGGGCCTGAACAAACCGATTCTGATCGGCGAGTCCGGCTGGCCCGCCGCCGGCCGCCAACGCGGCCGAGCCATTCCCAGCGTGGTTAACGAAACCCGCTTCATACGCAGCCTGATCGAAGTCGTGAACCGGCACGGCTTGGACTACAACATCGTCGAAGCCTTTAACCAGCCCTGGAAAAGTCATAACGAAGGCGTAGTCGGCGCTAATTGGGGCTTGCTGACTATCGACCGCGAGCCCGTGTTTCCATTGACCGGCCCGGTTTACGAAAACCCGGACTGGTTGCTGCATTTTGCCTGGGCAACTGGCTTGTGGCTGTTACTGGTTGCAGTCTACTTCAAAAAATTATCCGAATTGTCGCTGCCGCGCCTATTGGTGTTTTTAGCCTTGGCCCAAGTGTTTAGCGTTTGCCTGGTGACGCTGGCCGACTTTCTGTGGTTTACCAGCTATAGCATCTGGCAACAGGCTTACACCATTTTGCTAATAGTAGCCAACACCCTATTAAGCGGCTTGTTGCTGCAACGCGGTTATGCGCTTTTAGCCAACCAAGCCGCGCTGCCGGCCCTGGCAAACCGTTTGAGAAGCGCCTATCTGTTCTTCGTGGTGCTGGCGCTTTTTAAAACCTATAGCCTGGCATTCAACGGCCGTTATCTAAGTTTCCCGGTCGAACAATTCGCGATTCCGGCCTTTGGCATCTGCGGATTGATGGTCTGCCTGTACCTCGCCCAGCACCGGCTACACTGGCAGATGCTGCGCTTCGACAGCCTGTCCGGCGGTGATTCACAAACGCCCCGCGACCGCTTATTGGCGTATTTTTTAAGTTTCGGCACTGTCGCCGTGGTGATAGGCGAGACGCACGAGTTTATGGCTGCCTACGACTTTATCCAAGCGCATCCGGGCTTTAGCGAAGGTTTACCGATAGCCCTGGGTTACACGTTTTACAATCAGCAACTCATGGCTTGGTTGCTGTGTATACTGGTGCTGTCGATCCCGTTCTGGCCCCTCCGCTCAGGCAAAGCCAAGATTTAG